From Aedes albopictus strain Foshan chromosome 1, AalbF5, whole genome shotgun sequence, one genomic window encodes:
- the LOC109430695 gene encoding uncharacterized protein LOC109430695, protein MALKSDLIWDKLNERLSQIDRSKRSFTVVLFVHLRQEGKVVRSVVLDFCDLKISEIEPAATSTADYPAERIDASVTIDDNDFYLVATKEITFAALIEQGKVDITGNKQAFLTLDEKFRKK, encoded by the exons ATGGCATTGAAATCGGACTTGATATGGGATAAGCTAAACGAGCGGCTTTCTCAGATCGATCGTAGTAAACGTTCATTTACGGTGGTTCTGTTCGTTCATTTACGACAGGAAGGGAAAGTAGTCAGAAGTGTGG TACTAGACTTCTGTGATCTGAAAATTTCGGAAATTGAACCCGCAGCCACCAGCACCGCAGACTACCCGGCCGAGCGCATCGATGCGTCCGTTACGATTGACGATAACGATTTCTACCTGGTGGCAACGAAGGAAATCACATTTGCAGCCCTTATCGAACAG GGAAAAGTGGATATTACTGGAAACAAACAGGCCTTTCTAACTCTGGACGAAAAGTTCAGAAAGAAGTGA
- the LOC109430729 gene encoding uncharacterized protein LOC109430729 yields MSVETIIERIKVRVAAVDPNGPRKVLGVFQLNIKTAGGVEQWIVDLKQLKVDQGVSASPDVTVTVGLEDMLAISGKTLTVGDALKQGKIDISGDADLAAKLAEVI; encoded by the exons ATGTCTGTGGAAACCATTATCGAGAGAATCAAGGTTCGCGTGGCCGCTGTCGACCCGAACGGACCCCGCAAGGTTCTGGGAGTGTTCCAGCTGAACATCAAGACCGCCGGTGGCGTCGAACAGTGGA TTGTCGATCTGAAGCAATTGAAGGTTGATCAGGGCGTTTCGGCTAGTCCGGATGTGACCGTCACCGTTGGATTGGAAGACATGCTGGCCATCAGCGGAAAGACCTTGACCGTTGGAGATGCTCTGAAGCAGGGTAAAATCGATATCTCCGGGGATGCCGATCTGGCTGCCAAGTTGGCTGAAGTGATCTAA
- the LOC115257484 gene encoding non-specific lipid-transfer protein-like 1, with amino-acid sequence MKCDAVVEKIKARVAGIDASGTRKVLGVFQLNIEAADGLHELVVDLKDLKVYEGKAANADVVINMKDEDFIAVGTKAVSVHDAVEQGKVKMTGDEALFQALVDAI; translated from the exons ATGAAGTGCGACGCCGTTGTTGAGAAAATCAAGGCCCGTGTTGCCGGAATCGACGCTAGCGGTACCCGCAAGGTTCTTGGAGTGTTCCAGTTGAACATCGAAGCGGCTGATGGTCTCCATGAGTTGG TTGTGGATCTGAAGGACTTGAAGGTGTACGAAGGTAAGGCTGCCAATGCCGATGTCGTGATCAACATGAAGGACGAAGACTTCATTGCCGTCGGAACCAAGGCTGTCTCGGTGCACGATGCCGTCGAGCAGGGCAAGGTCAAGATGACCGGAGATGAGGCTCTCTTCCAGGCTCTGGTTGATGCCATCTAA
- the LOC109430722 gene encoding non-specific lipid-transfer protein-like 1, producing the protein MKCDAVIERIKARVAGIDASGPRKVLGVFQLNIEAADGVHELVVDLKGLKVYEGKESGADVVINMKDEDFIAVGTKAISVHDAVEQGKVKMTGDEALFQALVDAI; encoded by the exons ATGAAGTGCGACGCCGTCATTGAAAGAATCAAGGCCCGTGTTGCCGGAATCGACGCCAGCGGACCCCGCAAGGTTTTGGGAGTGTTCCAGCTGAACATCGAAGCTGCCGATGGAGTTCATGAGCTTG TTGTTGATCTGAAGGGTCTGAAGGTATACGAGGGCAAAGAATCTGGAGCCGATGTGGTCATCAACATGAAGGATGAAGACTTTATTGCCGTCGGTACCAAGGCCATTTCTGTGCACGATGCTGTCGAACAGGGCAAGGTCAAGATGACTGGTGACGAAGCTCTCTTCCAGGCTCTTGTTGATGCTATCTAA